From a region of the Lactuca sativa cultivar Salinas chromosome 4, Lsat_Salinas_v11, whole genome shotgun sequence genome:
- the LOC111885664 gene encoding uncharacterized protein LOC111885664 isoform X1, translated as MDDRGSGGGSFVAVRRISQGLDRSNTFQTSSAEVAAGSAAWLGRGLSCVCAQRREDDSRQSFDLTPAQEDCLMRLQNRLDIAYDSSIPEHQEALRALWEAAFPEEELHGLISEQWKEMGWQGKDPSTDFRGGGFISLENLLYFARSFPKSFQDLLRKQEGDRSMWEYPFAVAGVNITFMLIQMLDLEAVKPRTLVGATFLKFLSDNELAFDLLYCIAFKLMDHQWLAMRASYMDFNAVMKSTRHQLETELLEKYITRLEELPSYMLLTR; from the exons ATGGATGATAGAGGAAGCGGCGGCGGATCATTTGTGGCAGTTAGAAGGATTTCGCAAGGGCTTGATAGGAGTAACACTTTTCAAACAAGTTCAG CTGAGGTTGCAGCAGGGTCAGCAGCATGGCTTGGTAGAGGCCTTTCATGTGTTTGTGCTCAAAGAAGAGAAGATGATTCTCGCCAGTCTTTTGATTTGACCCCTGCCCAG GAGGATTGCTTAATGAGGCTGCAAAACAGATTAGACATTGCCTATGATAGTTCAATTCCAGAACATCAG GAAGCATTGAGGGCATTATGGGAAGCTGCATTTCCTGAAGAAGAGCTCCATGGTCTAATTTCTGAGCAGTGGAAGGAAATGGGCTGGCAAGGAAAAGATCCTTCCACTGATTttcg GGGCGGTGGGTTTATATCATTGGAGAACTTATTGTATTTTGCACGAAGTTTCCCG AAATCATTTCAAGATCTTCTTAGAAAGCAGGAAGGTGATCGATCCATGTGGGAATATCCTTTTGCTGTAGCTGGTGTCAATATCACATTCATGCTTATTCAAATGCTGGATCTTGAAGCAG TAAAACCAAGGACCTTAGTTGGAGCTACCTTCTTGAAGTTTCTTTCAG ATAATGAGTTGGCATTTGACCTCCTGTATTGCATTGCATTCAAGTTAATGGATCATCAGTGGCTTGCCATGCGGGCGTCTTACATGGACTTCAAT GCTGTGATGAAATCAACACGACATCAACTGGAAACAGAACTGTTGGAAAAATATATAACAAGGCTTGAAGAGTTGCCATCTTACATGCTGCTTACTCGATAA
- the LOC111885664 gene encoding uncharacterized protein LOC111885664 isoform X2 — MITCIDFCAEVAAGSAAWLGRGLSCVCAQRREDDSRQSFDLTPAQEDCLMRLQNRLDIAYDSSIPEHQEALRALWEAAFPEEELHGLISEQWKEMGWQGKDPSTDFRGGGFISLENLLYFARSFPKSFQDLLRKQEGDRSMWEYPFAVAGVNITFMLIQMLDLEAVKPRTLVGATFLKFLSDNELAFDLLYCIAFKLMDHQWLAMRASYMDFNAVMKSTRHQLETELLEKYITRLEELPSYMLLTR, encoded by the exons ATGATTACTTGCATTGATTTTTGTG CTGAGGTTGCAGCAGGGTCAGCAGCATGGCTTGGTAGAGGCCTTTCATGTGTTTGTGCTCAAAGAAGAGAAGATGATTCTCGCCAGTCTTTTGATTTGACCCCTGCCCAG GAGGATTGCTTAATGAGGCTGCAAAACAGATTAGACATTGCCTATGATAGTTCAATTCCAGAACATCAG GAAGCATTGAGGGCATTATGGGAAGCTGCATTTCCTGAAGAAGAGCTCCATGGTCTAATTTCTGAGCAGTGGAAGGAAATGGGCTGGCAAGGAAAAGATCCTTCCACTGATTttcg GGGCGGTGGGTTTATATCATTGGAGAACTTATTGTATTTTGCACGAAGTTTCCCG AAATCATTTCAAGATCTTCTTAGAAAGCAGGAAGGTGATCGATCCATGTGGGAATATCCTTTTGCTGTAGCTGGTGTCAATATCACATTCATGCTTATTCAAATGCTGGATCTTGAAGCAG TAAAACCAAGGACCTTAGTTGGAGCTACCTTCTTGAAGTTTCTTTCAG ATAATGAGTTGGCATTTGACCTCCTGTATTGCATTGCATTCAAGTTAATGGATCATCAGTGGCTTGCCATGCGGGCGTCTTACATGGACTTCAAT GCTGTGATGAAATCAACACGACATCAACTGGAAACAGAACTGTTGGAAAAATATATAACAAGGCTTGAAGAGTTGCCATCTTACATGCTGCTTACTCGATAA